Sequence from the Phragmites australis chromosome 6, lpPhrAust1.1, whole genome shotgun sequence genome:
CTCGCGGTGGCCAGGGTCCTTGGCACGGGACTCAGCAGTTGCCATGGATTCGGCCATAGGTGGCCTGGtcaagttttttcaaacttgctgaaACGACGAAACACGCCCCCTACCTAGcgtgccaaatgtcgagggttaatccctgacaatgattttggagtatgttggacagtgggtgaGTGAACAGTGTTTCAGGAACCGGATGTGTGTGTCGGCGGTGAACTTTGGGACATAGGGAGTTATATAGGTTTGGGCCTTCTgggggataatagccctatgtcctgtgtgttTGGAGGATCTTAgttgattacagatgatgttcaaGGGTTACCAGACTTGATCTCCTTCATACAAAttgggtcctcatccctttatatggTAGGGAGGatgagaacttacatgtgggcccaaaCAGAAAACCtctactcatcctaatatctaactcaaaccATCATTATGGAGGGCAAGGCGTGCCCACTTGCTTTGAAGGCTCTGTATATGCTACAGGACGGGATAGTGCCCTTCTGCGCTGTCCCCGTCCACATACCTGGTCGGGCTGCTGATGATGTCCTATCCGTCATGCGCCATCGTGCTAGCTTGCAAAGTCCCACTCTGCAGCATTCAATGCTACAGGACAGGACAATGCCCTTCTGCGCtgtccatgacttcgtccactgGAGCTGGtgtctggggaaggaaaacacttgagtggatagcAATAAATGTAAATTGGACAGGTTGTGTCAAATTTGGCCCTGCGATTAGTGGGGCTGGTCACGGGTTTATCAATGGCGACGGGAGATTGGTTGCGTAGGCGTTACACTGGTCGCTGGAGCCATATCCTAGTCGCACGATCGACCAGTTTTTGGGAAATATACTCCTCTAGTCGTTAGGTCCTCACGGGGTTTGTTAGctagggtacccctttactcaatacaccaaTAGAAAGCTTGAAGGCTAGGGAATGCGATGACATAATGTGCATACCTTTTTGAGCTCCTTGAAGGGGATTTggggtggagagagggagagcttGCTCTCCTTTGGTGTGTttgatagagagagagagggagtgagtgagagtgagtgaGGAGTGAAGAGGGTGAGGTGAGTGAGCTGCTGCAACTAAGGGAGAAAAGAGGTGGGCCAGCTCagctcatgtgggccccacaagtaaGTGgctcctttttatttttagcaATTCTCTTTTCATTTTATTCTTAATTCCATAAGTGGTATTCTAGAGTTCCAAAAATTCTAAGAATTTTTGCACGGCAACTATAATTCGAGATGAACCCATTTGACTTGAATTCACTCTCAAAGCCTATTTGGAAGTTAAACAAAAAATCTCCTAATTTGGTTACTCGCATAtcttctagcaaaattttatgGCATTGattaaattcccaaaaatttgggaaaaaatccCTAAAATTCATCGTAACCAAAATACACAATGCTCATAATCAaatatgatgcttatgatgctcaATGACATGTATTATGTATATGCATTTTTGGGATATGACACTCTCTAGTGCTGGAACAATGACCACCGTGCACTAACTGAGGTATACTGCATACCTCATCTTCAGAACAATACAATAAGTGTTGGTCAGCTCAAGGAAGGGGGTGCAAGGTCATGATTGAAGATGGTGTCATGATAATCCTCAACCAAGAGCACAAGTTGTTGGCTCGAGTCACAAGATCATGCAACCGGATGTACAAACACAACCTCAAAGTGACAGCACCGATGTGTTTTTTCTATCTAAAGGAAGTGATCAAGTTTGGGTCTGGCATGAAAGGTATGGACATCTTAATTTTTGTGCTATGAAGAAACTTGGGCAGTTGTAGATGGTGGAGGGGATGCCTGAGATAGCTCACCTGGAGCAATTCTGCCACGGTTGCGCTCTGGGGAAGTAGAAAAAGGCACCTTTCCCTCAAGCCTCGGTGTATCATGTGGAACATGAGCTGGAGCTGGTTCATGGAGATCTATGTGGTCCAATAACGCCTGCAACACCCAATGGTAACAAGTATTTCTTGCTGATAGTGCATGATTTCAGTAGATTTATGTGGCTTGAAGTCATTAACACCAAAGGTGAAGCTCTTAAGATGTTTAAGAAGGTGAAGACATGCAGAAAGTGATGCAAACATCAGACTCCAAGCTTTTCACACAAATCGGGGAGGTGAATTCAGCTTaatcgagttcaagaactacTGTGATGAGCAAGGCATTTGTTGGTACACAACAGCTCCATATTCCTCTCAGCAAAATGGAGTTGTCGAGAGAAGTAATTGTATTGTTGTGGACATGGAAAGATGCATGCTCAAGAGTAGGAATGTGCCCAGGGAATTCTTATTCATGTGCTGAATAGGGCACCAACAAGATCTCTGGAAGGGGAGACGACATATGAAGCATTCTTCAGAAGAATACCCATGGTGGAGTAGTTGAGAACCTTCGGCTGCCTAGCTCACATGAAGAAATTGGTGCCCACGGTGTTGCTTGGGCAAGAGGCTGGATCTAAAGCCTATCGTGTGTATGATCCAATGGCAAGGAAGGTACACATCACCCGGGATGTGCTATTTGAGGAAGAAAAGAGTTTGAACTGGGAGGTTCCTAATGGGAGATCAGTCCAAGATGATCTTGATATCTTCACTATGCATTATCTAATTAATCATGATGCAGATCGGGACCTTACTAGTACAAATGATTGGCAAGAACCGCGGGAGACCACTCACTCTGCTGGAGTGCCGAATGGGCTACAATCGTCTAACCACGTGTCAAATGAGTTGCAACAGTAGCCACTAACCCTGCAATCAACCCCGGCAAGCAGCTTTGCACCATCCCATGATGGACTCGAGTTGTTTCACCGCCCACTAGAGGTTCACATGATTCAGAGGGGATCCACTGTGATTTTGCATTGTAGAGAACATCTACAACAACATTGCTCTAGTTCCATTGCCTGAAGATCTTGACCTTAACACTGAAGAGCATGGCGATCTCTGTGACATCACCATTGAAGAGCCATCGAGTGTTGAGCAGGCCTTATGTGAAGAAGAGTGGACGCTGACCATGGAGGAGATAAAGGCTATCTAGGACAACGAGTTGTGGGAGTTTGCAAATCTGCCACCGGGACACAATACCATTGGTATGAAATGGGTTTACATACTTAAAAAGACCCTGATGTCAATGTGGTCTAGCACAAGGCACGTCTCATAGCTAAAGGATATTCTCAACGCCAGGGGTGGATTATGAAGAAGAGTTCGCGCAGGGTGCGAGAATGGAGTCTATGCGTGTGCTGATTGCCTCGGTTGCACACGGTGGCTAGCAAGTTCACCATATGGATGTGAAATCAGCATTTTTGAATGGTGATCTCATCAAAGAAGTGTATGAGCAGCAACCACCTGGCTTTGTTGACATCAGTCATAAGAATTCAATGCTCAGGTTGCGCAAGGCCCTCTATGGACTTTGTCAGGCTCCTCATGCTTGGAACTCTAAGCTAGACACCTCACTGGTGTCCCTAGTTTTCATTCAGAGTCTAATGGATCATGCAATTTAGCAGAGGGGGAAGGCCGATGAGACTGTGGGTTGGTGTATATGTGGATCATTTGGTGATCATCGGGTCAAAGAGCCACGACATTGAAGAATTCAAGATTCAGATGAGCTCTATGTTCAAAATGAGTGATTTGGGTCTTCTGAGTTTTTACCTTGGAATAGAATGTGAAGCAAGGCTTAGAAGAAAATCACTTTGTGTCAGAGCAACTATGCAAAGAAGACACTGCAAACATCAGGCATGTCAAACTGTAACTCAAGTCTGACGCCAATGGAAGCCAAGGTGAAATTGACCAAAGGCAATGGTGATTCAGTGGATCCTACTCAATATCGTAGCATTGTTGGGAGTCTACAATATTTGGTGAATACAAGGCCGGACATAGCCTACGCAATGGGAGTTGTGAGTCGTTACATGGAGAAACCTACAACTCTGCAAAAGACTTCAGTGAAGCAGATTATGAGGTATGTCAAAGGAAGAATCAAGTATGGTTGTGGTTTCAAAAAAGGAAGAGAGCTGGAAGTAGGCCTTGTGGGTTACAGTGATAGTGATCTTGCTGGTGATCTGGATGATCGCAAGTGCACTAGTGGAGTTGTGTTCTTCCTTGGAGGCATCTTGATCTCATGGAGTTCACAGAAGTAGAAGATAGTGGTCATGTCCTCTTCCTTGGAGGCTGAGTATattgcagcagctgctgctgcatgcCAAGGATTGTGGCTAGCTCAATTTATTGATGATGTGGTGGGCAAAGGTCTAGAAGTGTTCAGGCTCAAAGTGGACAATATGTCAACAATTGAGTTATGtaaaaaatctaatttatcaCAACCGAAGTACGCACATTGATACATGTTTCCATTTCATCCTAGAATGTATTGCAGAAAAGATGGGCATTGAGCATGTGAGCTCGGAGGGTCAGCTTGCTCACATTCTTACCAAACTGCTCAGGCGTGTCAAGTTCATTCAGATGAGGCAGCAACTGGGTGTCAGAGAAGTATGATGCACGACATACTTAATGGGGTGAAATATTATGTAATCATGTCctctatgtgtgtgtgtgtgtgtgtgttgtgtcTCAGTTGATCACAGACGTGTTTAATCCATGTTGTGATCATGTGCATGAGTTGAGGAGTGGAGTGCAGCTCGGCTAAAGTCTGGCATCATGTGCTCGGTCATGACGAAAGACTCGACTGGGTGGCGCAAGGTTCGGCCAAGTTAGTTGTAATCGTGGTGCATGCATAACAGCCTAAGTGCTGaataaatagaaaaaacaaaaaaagatggGGGTCAGTTGAGACCCAGGAAAAATCCACGTTCTGCTCATTCTGTCTCTGTTTTCGTTTTGCCTGACATCACTGTTCATCATCTGAAATCGCTCGGAATTTCGTCAGAGAAAGTTCAGGCGCCGGAGTGAACTACCGTTTGGATCTCCAACAGGGTTCAGGGTCATAATCCTTTGCCAATGCTTTCGATATGCCCAGATGCCAGCTACTATACCACCCACAATGATCTGCACAGAATGTTCCATGTCAGGTGACCAAATACCTAGTCCGAAATTCAGATTAGAAGCATACATACTTTATCAAGGGCATCCTATGTAACATTTGTACACAGAATAGATTTAATGGGATTAGATGAGACATTAACTTTTCAGGAATCACAAATACCACTTCCAAACGACAAATGAAGTCATAAAAGAAATGTTAAAGTCCTCATACGACTTACAGGTGAAAGTCATATCCCGGCACTCTGAAGATCAAATTTAGGGGCATACAGAACTGTCTCTCCAAACTCATCTTCTAGTTTTTTGTAGATCTCTATATCACTCTTTCCTGCTTTTATTTCATCATGAATGAGCTGCAAAATTCCATAGAAATGTAGTTACTGTTTTGACAGAAAATATCAATTTTTAAGCTACAAAAGAGTGATGTTGTTAATTTAGCACTATAACTGAATCTGAATTTGGTTTTTTCCTACAGCCATGCATGAGGTAGTAGTATGTGCCTAGGTGGTATAACCAAATATTTACAAAGATAGCAGAGGAACCAAAAGAAGCATACAGGAGTTAACATCTGGTATTCTGGTAGCATTAGCATAGGGACTTTCAACCAAGTTGTCAAAAATTCAAGAATTAAACCAACATATGAGACACCACGTTAATGATGGCTGCTCAGAAACAGTCactaatattagtgacgggtctaatgataacctgtcactaatatgacCCAAGGTTGGGATCTGgccaagacccgtcactaatgatgtgtcACTAAAGATCCATAAATATTTGGTTGTAAATATTTGCTACCAGAATACCAAAGGAaatcacccatcactaaagacCGCAGTGACGGCTCACATGAaagcccatcactaatgactctgaGGTCGCATAGTGTAATGGCCACTGattagtgacaggtgacaaCTATGACCTATTACTAATGtgaaagttattagtgacgggtcatagctATATCCTATCACCAATGATTGGTCAGATCTCAAGCACTTCTATAAGGATAACTGGTCGGAAGAACGCACATTAGTGATAGGCTATAGCTATGATTtatcactgatgagttattagtgatgggtcatagttataacctgtcattaatgacgggtcggATCCCAAGCACTTCTATATGGATAACTGGTCGGATCCCGAGCACTTCTATATGGATAACTGGTCGGAAGAATGCACATTAGTAATGGGTTATatctatgacccgtcactactgATCTTCCGACCAGTATCAGAAGGTTACTCAAAATTTGaatggagtcattagtgacgggtgatagctATAAGTAACTGATGAATAAATGCAGCTCATtttagaaattcataacttttcataCAGGGTCAAATGAAGActaactttatataaaaaaattatagatctcgacgagatctacaactttgtagttgaccaattttttatttgaagccatatagatgcacaaataaacaTCTAAAGACTGTTGAAGTAACCACACACTTGACCACAAACTAAATTGTTgaatctagtgtaaaactagtatgCATGATTGAAAAAGCCACATGCAATAAGACAAAGTtgaaaactataaatttaaagatttttatcgtgagtttggtaactcaaaTTGATGAAACATCTACTTAGCACTATATCTCTAAAAAATTCATGCAAATTAGAGAAAGTCAATTTTCGACAAAAAACTTCAGAGATACTATCAAGGATATTTTGAGTCTTTTTTTGGAGTCAAGAAAAGTACATATGTAAACACGTCTATTTTTTTCGGATGCGCCTACTCTTTAGCTTTGAAAGTAGAGGTCgaacgtcaaaatcggactccgtatgcaaaagttatgattgTTTTACTAAATACTGCACGGATTGGATATAAACTTTTTTCATATGGAGTCGgatagagataaactttatatgaacattgtagaatTTGATGAGATCtgcaactttgtagttgataattttttagttaAAGCCATATAtatgtccaaataattgtttaaagaTTTGAGCAGGAaagattaaaataataaatttcAACGTAACCATTAGGTAAAGCTATGAGATGAGATAGTAAGGAAGCTTTCGCACGAGGGGGAGGTCGCCGGTTCGAATCCCAGAAAATGCACGAACGTGGTTTGAGTGAAAGCGACCATATGAGCTGCGGGGGGGACCGAGGGGTCATTCGTCGAGTGCGAAAaagtttccttttttattttttaaatacacCTATTACTAATGTAcaattatcagtgacgggtctgaaCCCAACCCATCTCTAATGATGCACATCAGTGACAGTTCTAGACCCAACCCATTACTTATGTatagtcatcagtgacaagtCTGGACTTGATCCATCACAGATATACAATCATCAGTTACTAGACCAGTCACTAGTGGGTCCATATTAGTGATGCATTTGGAGTGATGGGTGTGGCACCTGTAATATAAATTTCCGACgtagtgaaaaaaattatgagtaTGTATCGGCTTGAATAATGAAAACATTGGTGAGAATCTAATACCTCGAAAACCTAAGGTTTCCTCTACAAAATTCGTCTATAGAGGATGAGTCAGTGCCTAAGATCATATCGACGTGGTCCATGATAACAAGTCAATATTTTGATACCGAGGGAGGAGGCTAGGTTAGTCAAAATATTGTTATAGGTCAAGAAGCACACGGAGGTCGATGGAGCGGTCCTTGTCCAGCAACCGAGCCACCTCGACCTGCACACAGAAACCGAAACTGATGGTCTCCACGTCAGCATGAATGTATCTAATGGTAGTAGCAATTGATTCGGATCCATTAGCACAGCAGCCACTGGATTCGGATACAATATTGTGAGATATTACATGAGCCCATAGAaaacgatatatatatatatgagtccATACGCATGTGGTCTGTTTTGTGGAAGTCGACGGTATATCCAGCGACCGACCATGGTCATACACCAAGTCGATTCAGCTATACATGCGTATAACTCCGGCGACCCGCACCACAGGAATCGTCAAAATGACAAGGTCGTTAGTCCGATCCGGCCGTGCGCACCCCCTTCCAAAGCTACCTGCCTTTTTCCTCTGCAAACGCGTCGCCGTGTACAACTCCAACTCCAAGCAGTTCCCTCCACAGCAGCTTCGCCGCAAGTGGCAAGCCATGCCCGGCCCGGGTCGTATAAGCTTCCAAGCTCTCGCTTACCCGATCGAATGAAGGCTTGCACCCTGGCTATCTATACGTGTAGTCATTGCTGAGAGCAAATCAAAGCGAGAGCAAGCATGGAGGTGCAGGGCGGCGGTATTGCTGCCCGTGTGCGTGCgcccaagcagcagcagccctcGTCGGCACACGCGGCGGCCGAGCTGCAGCTCAAGGCCCTGACGAGGGGGTGGTGGCCGTCAAGGGGGTGCGCGACGAGGAGGGTTCTGCCGACCGTCTGCGTGGCGGCGGCCATAGCCGCGGCCTTCGTCGTGCTCTCCGCCGCCGGCGGATGGCCCAACGGGGTGCCGACCTCCCTGTTCTACAACCACGCGCAAGGTACGCAGGCTAGAAACCACATAGTGCGCGTAGTCGCCGTTGCTATACCTAGCTTGCTTGAGCCTAGAGCATAGCATAGCCAGTACCTCGAAATTACCAAAACGAGAGAGGATATACGCGCCAACTATATCAGTTTCGGTTGCTAGATTGCTACCGAACAGTTAATTGTTCTAAAATGTTCGACGCCTTTTTTATGCATagagattaaaaataaaacatgTGAATACGCCTTATTCAGGGGGCTATGGAAGTCTACAAGCTAGGCGACATATTGCCATAGAACTACTATTCAGCAGTGGCGGAGTTTGAAAGCGAACCAAGGCGGGGGCAATTTAACGATGCATGCTTAAATAAGGAGGGTTAGACTAATATGTACTTGACATTTATTAGTAAAATTAAGCATTTTTAGAAAACTTTTCAAAAGTAGAGGCGGCCATGGCCCTCCTGCAAGCTCTGCCACTGCTATTCAACTGCGTCGATGGAACGGCTCCTCTAGAATGAAAGGCACCGGACTAACAGTGGTCGTGACTTTCCTTGACAAACAAGACACGGACAAAGCCGGTTCCTGGGTCGATACCGTCCGGACAAAGTCATCGGCCGGGCCGCGCGACTGCCGTCTCCTCTGCCCATGTCGACGGCGCGGACCCCCGGCGGACACGCGCACGGCACGCCCACATGTTGACTTTGGTTCAATGGCTATAAGTTTTCAAAATTGTTTTCTCATTCTAATGAGCACGACACTGTTAGCGCTCACAATGCGAAATCTGTACGTGTTCCCCGTTATCAGGCTGACTGTACACCCATGTTCAAGTCCTGGTATATATATAGAAGTCAATGTGTGCGCTCTGCAAGCCAGCCAATGAGCCAAGACTGGAGGCTGCTTCATCGAGTATTCAAGTGATCGATATTCAAGGCACAAGCAGGCGGATGATCCCACGTAGGGCACGCTACATATAGGCTTGGTGTAGCGCGCTTTGAGTCACGCGCGGCGGATGCGAACGGCTACGATGCATGCGGGCTGAGGCATGCTTTAAGAAAATATGTAATTAATTGCTTTTCTAATTAGGACAAATTAGCATGACACACGCAGAGCACACCCGCGACAATACTGGGAAAAAGCGAATTTGTCTGTCCACAagcaaaaatcatatgtattgaaaaaaatattttatatactATGGAAAAATATTTCATATACTGTGAAAAAACATTTTATCTAAccatcttttctatttttaagtAATCCTAACAAAGACTAGCAGGACGTAGCAGCAAAGAAGATAGGCGCACCCAAGCAGTTCAGAAAatccagaaagcaaattgtttcaatttgaaaaactcaaatccatgtaaactaaaaaaaacatattagttTCAAATTACAAGCAATTCATATGAACTAGAAAAGCATATTATGTGAATTTAAAAAGTAAAATTAGCATAACTAGGTACAGATTTGAGAAAAGTATTTTGACAAATAAGCATGTTTTTTAATACTCATgatcaagttttcaaaaatcataagcaaattataatgcacacagaagcattttttttatacgaagttgATGTTAGaaaaagatatcatcaaaatgtACTCAACTGGGGTCTAGTTTTGAAGCTCTTATCGTACGAAATACAATGGTGCGAtcggattttaatttagatgctcggtttgaaaactatgattttttaaaattttaaaattgagTTGCATGTGAATGACATCAGCAATTTTATCATCTTTCACTTCCCATACATACAATAGCATTGGACCTCTAATACAAAATGCTCGGCCGATCCGAGCGTGCACGCTCGGAATTTAGTCTTTAGGATTTCTTTTATTTCGCTGTTCTACTTTGCAGCACCATCTACTTTCTACTTTTAGAGAGCAGTGCAACTTTCATGCGGTAGCTGTTTCCAAGGATCGCATGGCTACTTCACAAAAATTGCCAATGTCAATTCAAATTACTGAAATCTAAAATTCTGCAAGATTGTGACCCTCGGGGCAAAGCTAGACTGGCGATGAGCGATGGTAGAGAGGGAAGGTGAGGATGAAAGTTGGCTCCACGCAGCGAGTGGTGGTGGCACTATTGGAGCCGTGGATTGGTAGGAGGGCTGTGGGCGCTAGTTGGTGGATCGGTAGAGAACGAGAAGTCAAGGTTGGggtggagaaaaagaaaaaacacatttTTATGGGAGGAAGCACTCGAATGTTTTgtacaaaccacctaaaaatATAAGCTTCTACTATAAGGTTGGTGTAGATAAGAAAATAGTTATTAAGTACAGAACGATACTGTACAGGCGAATGAAAACGTCTTTTTACAGACGTTTGGCGCACCCGTCTGCGACAGAAGGCCTGTGAAAATCAACCACATGCataaaagtgaccgcctgtggaaatcgatttccacaggcggttgtcttaataaaccgcctgtagaaataatttttcacaggcggttctttatgtcaaccgcctatgaaaatcaattttcacaggcggtctacattagctgccgccttagatataaagattttcacaggcggttccgtatAAGAACCGCCTGTagtatgtatttatttcaaaaataataattagaatatattttattccatccagatttcacacagtttcaattaCAATATAAatagcatcacatatttcaacatttaacacaagtacaacaatatttacagaacaatatttacaacatcacaagcctatatagctaagagtcgctgtCCCCCACACAAAGTCtcagatggctagctaattcgcctccgcgatcaaagaatctaccgttcttgtagatgacttcgtgcataataaaccggcacatatCATGTTGAACattttggatttctttgtcggtgagagcttggttggcatattggatcatccttgcctggtttgaaaacacaactaaaagagttaaaacactactgacaacggaaacataaccaaataagaatgtgcaggcgcaatgatgacttacgtcctcagagttcgttgtgtacctcccgtttatcctaagaaattcgcaaacatagtatccataAAGAACgatattgaaaccttgcttgtggcactacaaataaaaacgcaacgtattcgttagttcaataaaactcttcgtcattaatagtgggataCAAAAATTAGAAGTTATGTTATTACCGGAAAatgtgtacggaccgtcatcgtATCTGGTTTGTCCGTATCAtatatcccacctttcgttacgtaccacttgtagacCCTATTCAAATGTCAACAAGTAATTATTTGAACAAGGCAGACTTGTACGTAGACAACGATGAGAATAATGTAGAGGAACAACGAGCAGTCACGATGGCGCTTCCCAAATACCTGATTCACCACCAACCCATATAGATTCACAGGGACATGTGGATCGAAGAACTACTCTCTCTACGTCAGTGGCACGCCAGCGCCGAGATGAAATAACCAAGGCAGCACATGACAAAGGTACCGAGAGCAAAAACTGGGAACTGGTTTTTCTCTGGAATATCTTGTGGAACGTCTCTCCTCCTTATAGACCTCGGGAACACAAGGAAGGAAACAAACAACCATTAAAGCTCATTAAAGAGGATTATTTTCTGCCATTAGTGACCAGTGCAATTCCCTCTCCGCACCATTTTAAATCTTGTGTGAAAGTTTTCCATAT
This genomic interval carries:
- the LOC133923162 gene encoding uncharacterized mitochondrial protein AtMg00810-like gives rise to the protein MEAKVKLTKGNGDSVDPTQYRSIVGSLQYLVNTRPDIAYAMGVVSRYMEKPTTLQKTSVKQIMRYVKGRIKYGCGFKKGRELEVGLVGYSDSDLAGDLDDRKCTSGVVFFLGGILISWSSQK